The following are encoded together in the Mustela nigripes isolate SB6536 chromosome 11, MUSNIG.SB6536, whole genome shotgun sequence genome:
- the PPP4C gene encoding serine/threonine-protein phosphatase 4 catalytic subunit → MAEISDLDRQIEQLRRCELIKESEVKALCAKAREILVEESNVQRVDSPVTVCGDIHGQFYDLKELFRVGGDVPETNYLFMGDFVDRGFYSVETFLLLLALKVRYPDRITLIRGNHESRQITQVYGFYDECLRKYGSVTVWRYCTEIFDYLSLSAIIDGKIFCVHGGLSPSIQTLDQIRTIDRKQEVPHDGPMCDLLWSDPEDTTGWGVSPRGAGYLFGSDVVAQFNAANDIDMICRAHQLVMEGYKWHFNETVLTVWSAPNYCYRCGNVAAILELDEHLQKDFIIFEAAPQETRGIPSKKPVADYFL, encoded by the exons ATGGCGGAGATCAGCGACCTGGACCGGCAGATCGAGCAGCTGCGGCGCTGCGAGCTCATCAAAGAGAGCGAAGTCAAGGCCCTGTGCGCTAAGGCCAG AGAGATCTTGGTAGAGGAGAGCAACGTGCAGAGAGTGGACTCGCCCGTCACC GTGTGTGGCGACATCCACGGGCAATTCTATGACCTCAAGGAGCTGTTCAGA GTGGGTGGTGATGTCCCTGAGACCAACTACCTCTTCATGGGGGACTTTGTGGATCGCGGTTTCTACAGCGTCGAAACGTTCCTCCTGCTGCTGGCACTTAAG GTTCGCTATCCTGACCGGATTACCCTGATCCGGGGCAACCATGAGAGCCGCCAGATCACGCAGGTCTACGGCTTCTATGACGAGTGTCTACGCAAATACGGCTCGGTGACCGTGTGGCGCTACTGCACTGAGATCTTTGACTACCTCAGCCTGTCGGCCATCATCGATGGCAAG ATCTTCTGCGTGCACGGGGGCCTGTCCCCCTCTATCCAGACCCTGGACCAGATCCGCACGATTGACCGGAAGCAAGAGGTGCCCCATGACGGGCCCATGTGTGACCTGCTCTGGTCTGACCCCGAAG ACACAACAGGCTGGGGCGTGAGCCCCCGTGGGGCCGGCTACCTGTTCGGCAGCGACGTGGTCGCCCAGTTCAACGCGGCCAACGACATTGACATGATCTGCCGCGCGCACCAGCTGGTGATGGAAGGCTACAAGTGGCACTTCAACGAGACTGTGCTCACCGTGTGGTCGGCGCCCAACTATTGCTACCG CTGCGGGAATGTGGCCGCCATCCTGGAGCTGGATGAGCATCTCCAGAAAGATTTCATCATCTTCGAGGCTGCTCCCCAGGAGACCCGGGGCATCCCCTCCAAGAAGCCCGTGGCCGATTACTTCCTGTGA
- the TBX6 gene encoding T-box transcription factor TBX6, whose protein sequence is MYHPRELYPSLGTGYRLGPPQPGTDSSFPPALAEGYRYPDLDPPKLDCFLSGIEAAPCTLGAAPPLPPLPPALGTEPAPPAPEALHALPGVSLSLENRELWKEFNSVGTEMIITKAGRRMFPACRVSVTGLDPEARYLFLLDVVPVDGARYRWQGRRWEPSGKAEPRLPDRVYIHPDSPATGAHWMRQPVSFHRVKLTNSTLDPHGHLILHSMHKYQPRIHLVRAAQLCSQHWGGVASFRFPETAFISVTAYQNPRITQLKIAANPFAKGFRENGRNCKRERDARVKRKLRGPEPGAAEAYGSGDAPGGPCDSTLGGDVRESDPEQAPAPREAALAPAPLCGGSSAEAYLLHPAAFHGAPSHLPTRNPSFPEAPDSGRPAPYSAAFLELQPGPGGSGYPAAAPPAPFASHFLQGGPFPLAYPGPGAYLDVGSKPMY, encoded by the exons ATGTACCATCCACGAGAGTTGTACCCCTCTCTGGGGACAGGCTACCGCCTTGGGCCCCCCCAGCCGGGGACAGATTCCAGCTTCCCGCCTGCCCTGGCAGAGGGCTACCGCTACCCTG ATCTGGACCCTCCCAAATTGGATTGCTTCCTCTCCGGGATTGAAGCTGCTCCCTGCACCCTGGgtgctgccccacccctgcccccgctccccccagccctgggcacTGAGCCAGCCCCCCCAGCCCCTGAGGCCCTTCATGCACTCCCCGGAGTCAGCCTGAGCCTGGAGAACCGGGAGCTGTGGAAAGAGTTCAATTCTGTGGGAACAGAGATGATCATCACCAAAGCTGGGAG GCGCATGTTCCCTGCTTGCCGAGTCTCAGTCACTGGCCTGGACCCCGAGGCCCGCTACCTGTTTCTTCTGGATGTGGTTCCAGTGGACGGGGCTCGCTACCGCTGGCAGGGCCGGCGCTGGGAGCCCAGCGGCAAAGCGGAGCCCCGCCTGCCTGACCGCGTCTACATTCACCCCGACTCTCCTGCCACGGGTGCCCACTGGATGCGGCAGCCTGTGTCTTTCCATCGTGTCAAGCTCACCAACAGCACCCTGGACCCCCACGGCCAT CTGATCTTGCACTCCATGCACAAGTACCAGCCCCGCATCCACCTGGTGCGGGCCGCCCAGCTCTGCAGCCAGCACTGGGGGGGCGTCGCCTCCTTCCGCTTCCCCGAGACGGCATTCATCTCTGTGACAGCCTACCAGAACCCGCGG ATCACACAACTGAAGATCGCCGCCAATCCCTTTGCCAAGGGCTTCCGGGAGAACGGCAGAAACTGTAAGAG GGAGCGAGATGCCCGTGTGAAGAGGAAACTGCGGGGCCCGGAGCCTGGAGCCGCAGAGGCCTATGGGAGCGGAG aTGCACCAGGTGGCCCCTGCGACTCCACGCTGGGTGGGGACGTCCGTGAGTCGGACCCAGAGCAGGCCCCGGCCCCGCGGGAAGCTGCCCTGGCCCCAGCTCCTCTGTGCGGCGGCTCCAGCGCCGAAGCCTACCTGCTGCACCCCGCGGCTTTCCACGGAGCCCCCAGTCACCTTCCAACCAG GAACCCCAGCTTCCCTGAGGCTCCAGACTCGGGGCGTCCAGCGCCCTACTCGGCTGCGTTCCTGGAGCTGCAGCCTGGGCCAGGGGGCTCGGGGTACCCAGCCGCTGCTCCCCCAGCACCCTTTGCCTCACACTTCCTCCAGGGGGGCCCCTTCCCCCTTGCCTACCCTGGCCCTGGGGCTTACTTGGATGTAGGCTCCAAACCAATGTACTGA
- the YPEL3 gene encoding protein yippee-like 3 isoform X2: protein MGDSPQAPPSLSFPMMQLEASSALGSLCSPWAAPRVGPLPPAPAMVRISKPKTFQAYLDDCHRRYSCAHCRAHLANHDDLISKSFQGSQGRAYLFNSVVNVGCGPAEERVLLTGLHAVADIHCENCKTTLGWKYEQAFESSQKYKEGKYIIELNHMIKDNGWD from the exons ATGGGTGACTCACCTCAGGctcctccaagcctcagtttccccatgatGCAACTTGAGGCCTCCTCA gcactgggctccctctgctccccgtGGGCTGCTCCCCGCGTGGGGCCactgcccccggcccccgccaTGGTGCGGATTTCAAAGCCCAAGACGTTTCAGGCCTACTTGGATGATTGTCACCGGAGGTATAGCTGTGCCCACTGCCGCGCTCACCTGGCCAACCACGACGACCTCATCTCCAAG tCTTTCCAGGGCAGTCAGGGGCGTGCCTACCTCTTCAACTCTGT GGTGAACGTGGGCTGCGGGCCAGCCGAGGAGCGGGTGCTGCTGACGGGCCTCCATGCTGTCGCTGACATCCACTGCGAGAACTGCAAGACGACTTTGGGCTGGAAATAT GAACAGGCCTTCGAGAGCAGCCAGAAGTACAAAGAGGGGAAGTACATCATCGAACTCAACCACATGATCAAAGACAACGGCTGGGACTGA
- the YPEL3 gene encoding protein yippee-like 3 isoform X1, with translation MVRISKPKTFQAYLDDCHRRYSCAHCRAHLANHDDLISKSFQGSQGRAYLFNSVVNVGCGPAEERVLLTGLHAVADIHCENCKTTLGWKYEQAFESSQKYKEGKYIIELNHMIKDNGWD, from the exons aTGGTGCGGATTTCAAAGCCCAAGACGTTTCAGGCCTACTTGGATGATTGTCACCGGAGGTATAGCTGTGCCCACTGCCGCGCTCACCTGGCCAACCACGACGACCTCATCTCCAAG tCTTTCCAGGGCAGTCAGGGGCGTGCCTACCTCTTCAACTCTGT GGTGAACGTGGGCTGCGGGCCAGCCGAGGAGCGGGTGCTGCTGACGGGCCTCCATGCTGTCGCTGACATCCACTGCGAGAACTGCAAGACGACTTTGGGCTGGAAATAT GAACAGGCCTTCGAGAGCAGCCAGAAGTACAAAGAGGGGAAGTACATCATCGAACTCAACCACATGATCAAAGACAACGGCTGGGACTGA
- the GDPD3 gene encoding lysophospholipase D GDPD3 produces MAWGSLSYTPATSPCGGEGEACSIPRGSGGLVSPQCGPGEAGVRGAGKGLKVGEPELREASLPPLPHPQPSPAAWPQARSRLSRSQGCGGDQWRSQPSPARQSAEVVQSIRNSGVHAAGAPRGGEAMSAVLYYALAALGSYVLLSVFFLRRPRLLHTPWAPAFLPRLGAHRAGSGERLEHTLEAMENSMAQRSDFLELDCQLTRDGVVVVSHDENLSRQSGVNRDVSSLNFEELPLYKEELEVYFSPGHFAHGTDRHMMSLEDVFQRFPRLPMSVEIKSVNEELIHKVAGLVRHFGRSEITIWASEKSSVMRKCRAANPEMPFAFTISRGLWLVLVYYLGLLPFVRIPERFFICFLPSIINRTYFPFSRPGLNKLAAVVSKWLIMRKSLIQHLEQRGVQVIFWCLNEESDFEAAYGLGATGVITDYPTALRRYLDNHRGAAQTSEALTLSSVSLPQ; encoded by the exons ATGGCTTGGGGCAGCCTGTCATATACCCCAGCCACAAGCCCCtgtggcggggagggggaagcttGTAGCATCCCCAGGGGCAGTGGGGGCCTGGTTTCCCCACAGTGTGGCCCAGGGGAAGCAGGGGTGCGGGGGGCTGGGAAGGGTCTCAAGGTCGGAGAGCCAGAGCTGCGGGAAGCTTCCCTCCCGCCTCTCCCGCATCCCCAGCCGAGCCCTGCAGCCTGGCCCCAGGCCAGGAGCAGGCTCAGCAGGTCCCAGGGGTGTGGTGGCGACCAGTGGCGGAGCCAGCCTAGCCCGGCCAGACAGTCCGCGGAGGTAGTACAGTCCATCAGGAACAGCGGCGTTCACGCGGCGGGAGCCCCGAGAGGCGGTGAGGCCATGAGCGCTGTGCTGTACTATGCTCTGGCCGCCCTGGGCAGCTATGTCCTGCTCTCCGTCTTCTTCCTGCGCCGGCCTCGCCTGCTGCACACACCCTGGGCGCCAGCCTTCCTGCCGCGCCTGGGGGCCCACCGAGCAG GATCCGGAGAGCGGCTGGAGCACACCTTGGAGGCCATGGAGAA CTCCATGGCCCAGCGATCCGACTTCCTGGAGCTCGACTGCCAGCTGACCCGGGATGGTGTGGTCGTGGTGTCTCACGACGAGAACCTGTCTCGCCAATCAGGCGTGAATAGGGACGTGAGCAGCCTGAACTTTGAG GAGCTGCCCCTCTACAAGGAGGAGCTGGAGGTTTACTTCTCACCAG GCCACTTTGCACACGGGACAGACCGGCACATGATGAGTCTGGAGGATGTGTTCCAGAGGTTCCCTCGGTTGCCCATGAGTGTCGAGATCAAATCGGTAAACGAAGAGCTCATTCACAAG GTCGCGGGCCTGGTGAGGCACTTTGGCCGCAGTGAAATCACCATCTGGGCCTCAGAGAAGAGCTCGGTCATGAGGAAGTGCAGGGCTGCC AACCCCGAGATGCCTTTTGCCTTCACGATAAGCCGGGGATTGTGGCTGGTGCTGGTGTATTATCTGGGCTTGCTGCCCTTCGTCCGCATCCCGGAGAGGTTCTTCATCTGCTTCCTGCCCAGCATCATCAATAG GACCTACTTCCCATTTTCCCGCCCTGGGCTGAACAAGCTGGCAGCTGTGGTTTCCAAATG GTTAATCATGAGGAAGAGCCTGATCCAGCACCTGGAACAGCGGGGAGTACAG GTGATCTTTTGGTGCCTTAATGAAGAGTCGGATTTTGAAGCAGCCTATGGCCTGGGGGCCACCGGCGTCATCACCGATTACCCCACAGCCCTGAGGCGCTACCTGGACAACCACAGAGGAGCTGCCCAGACCTCGGAGGCCCTCAccctctcctctgtgtctcttcccCAATAA
- the MAPK3 gene encoding mitogen-activated protein kinase 3 — translation MAAAAAQGGGGGEPRGADGVGPGVSGEVEVVKGQPFDVGPRYTELHYIGEGAYGMVSSAYDHVRKVRVAIKKISPFEHQTYCQRTLREIQILLRFRHENVIGIRDILRAPTLEAMRDVYIVQDLMETDLYKLLKSQQLSNDHICYFLYQILRGLKYIHSANVLHRDLKPSNLLINTTCDLKICDFGLARIADPEHDHTGFLTEYVATRWYRAPEIMLNSKGYTKSIDIWSVGCILAEMLSNRPIFPGKHYLDQLNHILGILGSPSQEDLNCIINMKARNYLQSLPSKTKVAWSKLFPKSDSKALDLLDRMLTFNPNKRITVEEALAHPYLEQYYDPSDEPVAEEPFTFDMELDDLPKERLKELIFQETARFQPGAREAP, via the exons atggcggcggcggcggctcaggggggcgggggcggggagccgCGGGGAGCCGATGGGGTCGGCCCGGGGGTCTCGGGGGAGGTGGAGGTGGTGAAGGGGCAGCCGTTCGACGTGGGCCCGCGCTACACGGAGCTGCATTACATCGGCGAGGGCGCGTACGGCATGGTCAG CTCAGCTTACGACCACGTGCGCAAGGTTCGCGTGGCCATCAAGAAAATCAGCCCCTTCGAGCATCAGACCTACTGCCAGCGCACACTGCGAGAGATCCAGATCTTACTGCGCTTCCGCCACGAGAACGTCATTGGCATTCGGGATATTCTGCGGGCGCCCACCCTGGAAGCCATGAGGGATGT CTACATTGTGCAGGACCTGATGGAGACCGACCTCTACAAATTGCTCAAAAGCCAGCAGCTGAGCAACGACCATATTTGCTACTTCCTCTACCAGATCCTGCGGGGCCTGAAGTATATCCACTCGGCCAACGTGCTCCACCGGGATTTGAAGCCCTCTAACCTGCTCATCAACACCACCTGCGACCTTAAG ATCTGCGATTTTGGCCTGGCCCGGATTGCCGATCCCGAGCACGACCACACTGGCTTCCTGACAGAGTATGTGGCCACACGCTGGTACCGGGCTCCAGAAATCATGCTTAACTCTAAG ggctaCACCAAGTCCATCGACATCTGGTCTGTGGGCTGCATTCTGGCTGAGATGCTCTCCAACCGGCCCATCTTCCCTGGCAAGCACTACCTGGACCAGCTCAACCACATTCTGG GTATCCTGGGCTCCCCGTCCCAGGAGGACTTGAACTGTATCATCAACATGAAGGCCCGGAACTACCTGCAGTCTCTGCCCTCCAAGACCAAGGTGGCCTGGTCCAAGCTTTTCCCCAAGTCCGACTCCAAAG CTCTTGACCTGCTAGACCGGATGTTGACCTTCAACCCCAACAAACGAATCACAGTGGAAGAAGCCCTGGCTCACCCCTACTTGGAGCAGTACTACGATCCAAGTGATGAG CCAGTGGCCGAGGAGCCTTTCACCTTCGACATGGAGCTGGATGACCTACCCAAGGAGCGGCTGAAGGAGCTCATCTTCCAGGAGACAGCCCGCTTCCAGCCTGGGGCGCGGGAGGCCCCCTAA